Proteins from a single region of Leptolyngbya sp. CCY15150:
- a CDS encoding sulfate ABC transporter substrate-binding protein, which yields MSNRSVLSRLFRGKGDRPSALQSRLSRLSLQHLGRLRRSLLFLLGLGLSAAIASCAGSSTAPEGGAAGDAPSSVEITLVSYAVTQAAYEQIIPQFAEKWRVEHGQDVTVNQSYGGSGSQTRAVLDGLEADVVALALALDTQRIEEGGLINPGWEQEAPNDSIVHKSVAVLVTREDNPKNIQGWADLSKDDVQVVTANPKTSGGARWNFMALWGAISETGGSDAAALDYTTQVFKGVPVLPKDAREATDVFFAQGQGDVLINYENEVILAGLQGQSLPYIVPDVNISIDNPIAVVDANVDKHNTREVSEAFLEFLFTPEAQREFAKVGFRPVNETVVAEFADNFPVINQLFTVDDLGGWDAVQEKFFDDEAIFDQIQASIGQ from the coding sequence ATGAGCAATAGGTCAGTTCTATCAAGGCTCTTCAGAGGCAAGGGCGATCGCCCTTCTGCCTTGCAATCCCGCCTCTCTCGCCTCTCATTGCAGCATCTAGGGCGGCTGAGGCGATCGCTTTTATTTCTCTTGGGGCTGGGCTTAAGTGCAGCGATCGCCTCCTGTGCTGGTTCGTCCACTGCGCCCGAAGGTGGTGCGGCGGGGGATGCGCCTAGTTCGGTGGAGATCACCTTGGTGTCCTATGCTGTAACCCAGGCTGCCTACGAACAAATCATTCCGCAGTTTGCCGAGAAATGGCGGGTTGAGCATGGTCAGGACGTGACTGTTAATCAGAGTTATGGCGGCTCCGGTTCCCAAACACGGGCTGTGCTGGATGGTTTGGAAGCTGATGTGGTTGCCCTAGCCCTAGCTCTCGATACTCAGAGAATTGAAGAAGGAGGGTTGATTAATCCAGGCTGGGAGCAGGAAGCCCCTAACGACAGCATTGTGCATAAGTCAGTAGCTGTCTTAGTCACTCGCGAGGATAATCCCAAAAATATCCAAGGATGGGCAGATTTATCCAAGGATGATGTGCAAGTAGTGACAGCTAATCCTAAAACCTCGGGTGGGGCTCGCTGGAACTTTATGGCGCTTTGGGGTGCCATCAGTGAGACTGGCGGCAGTGACGCGGCTGCGCTTGATTACACAACCCAAGTGTTTAAGGGCGTGCCGGTTTTACCTAAGGATGCTAGGGAAGCCACTGATGTATTTTTTGCCCAAGGGCAAGGCGATGTGTTGATCAACTACGAAAATGAAGTGATTTTGGCGGGTTTACAGGGGCAGTCTCTTCCCTATATTGTTCCAGACGTCAATATTTCCATTGATAACCCCATTGCAGTCGTTGATGCCAATGTAGATAAACACAATACCCGTGAGGTATCCGAGGCATTTTTGGAGTTTCTCTTTACGCCTGAGGCCCAGCGCGAATTTGCTAAAGTAGGTTTCCGTCCAGTCAATGAAACTGTAGTGGCAGAATTTGCTGATAATTTTCCTGTCATCAATCAATTATTTACCGTTGATGACTTGGGTGGCTGGGATGCGGTGCAAGAAAAATTCTTTGATGACGAGGCAATTTTTGATCAAATTCAAGCCAGCATTGGGCAATAG
- the cysT gene encoding sulfate ABC transporter permease subunit CysT, producing MPWSWQVTWAYLSVMLFLPIVALLWRASELGWSDIWRIATHPVALSAYDVTFITAFFTAVINGVAGLAIAWVMVRYSFPGKRILDALIDLPFALPTAVAGLTIATVYSPNGWIGSFLSPLGIKVSFTRLGVAIAMLFISLPFVVRTVQPVLQEMDTDMEEAAWSLGASDWQTFWRVIFPPLMPATLTGVALGFSRAVGEYGSIVIVAGNIPFQDMIAPVLIFQRLEQYDYAGATVIGSVMLLSSLLILFAINLLQAWGKRYDG from the coding sequence ATGCCTTGGTCTTGGCAGGTGACCTGGGCTTACTTATCAGTCATGTTATTCCTGCCGATTGTGGCGCTGCTCTGGAGAGCTAGTGAGCTAGGATGGAGCGATATTTGGCGAATTGCAACTCATCCGGTTGCTTTATCTGCCTATGATGTCACCTTTATTACAGCCTTCTTTACAGCAGTGATCAATGGAGTAGCAGGGCTGGCGATCGCTTGGGTCATGGTGCGCTACAGTTTTCCAGGTAAACGTATTCTAGATGCCCTAATTGACCTACCGTTTGCCCTGCCTACCGCCGTTGCTGGGCTGACGATTGCCACCGTTTATAGCCCCAATGGCTGGATTGGATCGTTCCTATCGCCCCTAGGTATCAAAGTTTCATTTACCCGATTAGGGGTGGCGATCGCCATGCTGTTTATTTCATTGCCCTTTGTGGTACGCACCGTGCAGCCTGTTTTACAAGAGATGGACACTGACATGGAAGAGGCCGCTTGGTCGTTAGGTGCATCCGATTGGCAAACATTCTGGCGAGTGATTTTTCCACCCTTGATGCCAGCGACGCTAACTGGTGTAGCCCTAGGGTTTTCTCGTGCAGTTGGTGAGTATGGATCCATCGTGATCGTAGCAGGAAATATTCCTTTCCAAGACATGATTGCTCCGGTGCTGATCTTTCAGCGACTTGAACAATATGACTATGCCGGAGCGACCGTCATTGGAAGCGTGATGCTGCTTTCATCGTTGCTAATTTTGTTTGCGATTAATCTGTTACAAGCATGGGGGAAACGATACGATGGCTAA
- a CDS encoding FdhF/YdeP family oxidoreductase, which translates to MDTNATSNQPEQDSQPNAPSVDQTGYYSNAPEVGGGLPVLQYWAEHTLSLEGPDLWRALTHKSACLSCAWGTGGQKGGFTNEIEEPLQRCMKSVEAISAELQPPVASHFFDRHSVVELQQLTSLQADRLGRLSFPVILRAGQSHYERISWEEIYQLTVAAFQRPPERVASYSSGRSSNEAAFLLQLMMRALGSNHLADCSDLCHVPSTVGLKQVFGSGTSMVSLEGLKQADCVVLLGSNAPANHPRLMNELIHLRDRGGRVIVINPVIEVGLVKFASPAFPRQLLSGSDISSLYLQPIPGSDTALLLGIQKALIERNLIDRDYLQRHTEGWEAVVDQARSLSWDAITATCGVSQLELEQAALMIGASERVVFAWAMGITQQKNGVDNVHAIANTALLTGNAGKPGAGTMPIRGHSNVQGFGSMGVTANLRQDIQTALETLLGRSLNRTPGYRARDLMDAADAGQVDTLLCLGGNVYAANPDLKQAKSALGKIDTVIYLSTKPNLGHFHGLGRTHTLIIPVFNRFENPHRTTTESGNNFVRLNDPGKTHLKGADLIAEVDFLSELAHRLHGDHPVNWRQLQDTRYIRQLIAQTIPGYEAIATIDETKTEFTIGGRIFDEPKFATPSGKASMFVTELPQLNLPDAQSFAAPAQTDGRVVALMTGRSYSQHNTVVYKEGDRYRGMPHRHCILMNPADVQQAGWQEHQRVTVQGDAGQLENIEIIFGAVRSGAAFMFYPEANVLFTATTDPKSGIPAYKRVPVLVYAAKPSEAPVHLT; encoded by the coding sequence ATGGACACCAACGCAACATCCAACCAGCCAGAGCAGGATTCACAGCCGAATGCACCGTCTGTTGACCAAACGGGCTACTACAGCAACGCGCCTGAGGTGGGGGGTGGGTTGCCGGTGCTGCAATATTGGGCGGAGCATACCCTATCTCTGGAAGGGCCCGATCTATGGCGAGCGCTGACCCATAAGAGTGCCTGTCTGTCCTGCGCTTGGGGCACCGGCGGACAAAAGGGTGGTTTTACCAACGAGATAGAAGAACCACTGCAGCGCTGCATGAAAAGCGTAGAGGCGATTTCAGCGGAACTACAGCCGCCGGTAGCGTCCCATTTTTTCGATCGCCATTCTGTCGTTGAACTCCAGCAGTTAACCTCTTTGCAAGCCGATCGCTTGGGTCGTCTCAGTTTTCCGGTGATCCTGCGGGCAGGACAGTCTCACTATGAACGTATCTCATGGGAGGAAATCTACCAACTGACCGTGGCTGCTTTTCAACGACCACCGGAGCGCGTGGCGTCCTATAGTTCTGGGCGATCGTCGAATGAGGCAGCATTTTTACTGCAATTGATGATGCGGGCTCTGGGATCTAACCATTTGGCAGACTGCTCTGATCTCTGTCACGTGCCTTCAACGGTGGGCCTTAAGCAAGTTTTTGGTTCGGGTACGTCTATGGTCAGCCTGGAGGGACTGAAACAGGCGGATTGCGTGGTGTTGCTGGGGTCGAATGCACCAGCTAACCATCCTCGACTGATGAATGAACTAATTCATCTACGCGATCGCGGCGGTCGGGTGATTGTGATTAATCCGGTGATTGAGGTAGGTTTGGTGAAGTTTGCATCGCCGGCTTTCCCTCGCCAGCTCTTGTCGGGTTCTGACATTTCGTCTCTCTACCTCCAGCCAATTCCTGGGAGCGATACGGCGCTGCTGCTGGGTATCCAAAAGGCCTTGATTGAGCGCAATTTAATTGACCGCGACTATCTTCAACGCCACACCGAAGGATGGGAGGCGGTGGTAGACCAAGCGCGATCGCTTTCCTGGGATGCGATTACAGCTACCTGCGGTGTGTCTCAACTGGAGCTAGAGCAGGCCGCGCTGATGATTGGTGCTTCGGAGCGGGTGGTCTTTGCCTGGGCGATGGGCATCACTCAGCAGAAAAATGGGGTGGACAATGTCCATGCGATCGCGAATACGGCGCTGCTGACGGGGAATGCAGGTAAGCCAGGTGCAGGCACCATGCCTATTCGCGGACATTCTAATGTGCAAGGCTTTGGCTCCATGGGGGTGACGGCCAATCTGCGGCAAGATATTCAAACGGCATTGGAAACTTTACTAGGGCGATCGCTCAACCGTACACCAGGCTATCGGGCCCGAGACTTAATGGATGCAGCGGATGCGGGTCAGGTCGATACGTTACTCTGTTTGGGTGGTAATGTCTATGCGGCAAATCCTGATCTCAAGCAAGCTAAATCAGCGCTCGGTAAAATTGACACGGTTATTTATCTATCCACGAAGCCGAACCTCGGGCATTTTCACGGTCTAGGACGCACCCATACTCTGATTATCCCGGTGTTTAACCGCTTTGAAAATCCCCATCGCACAACGACCGAATCTGGTAACAACTTTGTGCGGCTCAACGATCCAGGTAAAACTCATCTCAAAGGTGCTGACCTGATTGCCGAAGTGGACTTTCTCAGCGAACTGGCCCATCGGCTCCATGGCGACCATCCCGTCAACTGGCGGCAGTTGCAAGACACCCGCTATATTCGTCAACTGATTGCCCAGACTATTCCTGGCTATGAAGCGATCGCCACGATCGATGAAACGAAAACTGAGTTTACTATCGGCGGCCGTATCTTTGATGAGCCTAAATTTGCCACACCCTCCGGTAAAGCATCGATGTTTGTGACGGAGTTGCCCCAACTGAATTTACCCGACGCCCAAAGCTTTGCCGCACCAGCACAGACGGATGGCCGGGTCGTCGCCTTGATGACCGGCCGCAGCTATTCCCAGCATAATACGGTTGTATACAAAGAGGGCGATCGCTATCGAGGGATGCCCCACCGCCACTGTATCTTGATGAATCCTGCCGATGTGCAGCAGGCGGGATGGCAGGAGCATCAACGGGTTACGGTTCAGGGAGATGCAGGTCAATTAGAGAACATCGAAATTATCTTTGGAGCCGTACGCTCGGGGGCTGCCTTCATGTTTTATCCAGAAGCCAATGTATTATTTACGGCAACCACCGATCCCAAGTCCGGCATTCCCGCCTACAAACGGGTACCAGTCTTGGTCTATGCGGCTAAGCCATCTGAGGCACCGGTACATCTTACCTAA
- a CDS encoding Crp/Fnr family transcriptional regulator, translating into MTKRAKRSTPSDPLSWLTQGNFLFKGLDPSLVMACLSPEQVIREKLFSNRPIYTAFRPGSSLEYLYVVLDGGPVITRSAPLDRVVSLTYPGGCFGMRNLDIGYGQVCRAFPSLVEAYKTTDVAKIPVQTIQHLLDTSQEARDRYGLLFELREKFQYHLLNCSTYPPQAVAALLRALIYQERSLGNQPGSDGTYLFDLPIDIIARASQLNHRTVEQVLKGMGQAKLIKIDKSSDKSSEGGDWVHVIDPEGLKEVYGSTRDKVSWWPLR; encoded by the coding sequence ATGACGAAGCGCGCCAAGCGATCTACGCCCTCAGATCCTCTGAGTTGGCTGACGCAAGGCAACTTTTTGTTTAAAGGTCTTGATCCTTCCCTAGTAATGGCCTGTCTTTCCCCAGAGCAGGTCATTCGAGAAAAGTTGTTTTCAAACCGACCCATTTATACTGCCTTTCGCCCAGGCAGTTCGTTAGAGTATCTCTACGTTGTTCTTGATGGTGGGCCTGTGATCACCCGCAGCGCACCCTTAGATCGCGTGGTATCTCTCACCTACCCTGGCGGTTGCTTTGGTATGAGAAACCTAGATATTGGCTATGGTCAGGTCTGTCGGGCCTTTCCGAGTTTAGTGGAAGCCTATAAGACCACAGATGTAGCCAAAATTCCAGTTCAGACCATTCAGCACTTACTTGATACCAGCCAAGAGGCTCGCGATCGCTATGGGCTGTTGTTTGAACTGCGAGAAAAGTTTCAGTACCATCTGCTCAATTGCAGCACCTATCCACCCCAAGCGGTTGCCGCCCTATTACGCGCTCTGATCTATCAAGAGCGATCGCTTGGCAACCAGCCTGGTTCAGATGGCACCTATCTTTTTGATCTTCCTATTGACATCATCGCCCGTGCTAGCCAGCTCAACCATCGCACGGTGGAGCAAGTTCTCAAAGGCATGGGACAGGCTAAGTTGATCAAGATAGATAAGTCATCTGACAAATCATCCGAGGGCGGAGATTGGGTGCATGTGATTGATCCTGAAGGTCTGAAAGAAGTCTATGGTTCGACTCGCGATAAGGTGTCGTGGTGGCCGCTGCGTTGA
- the cysW gene encoding sulfate ABC transporter permease subunit CysW — MQAARQAWIKPVLITSVVLYLALVLLIPAVNVFVQAFQGGLEGFFQTFTTRHFRHAVQLTCFIAIIVVPLNVAFGLCAAWAIARHRFPGRTLLLSLIDLPFSISPVVAGLMIVLLYGRVGWFGPALESMNIRVVFALPSMILATAFVTLPFVAREVIPVLEEAGIDEESAARTLGANDWQVFWRVTLPTIRWSLLYGVILTNARAMGEFGAVAVVSGNISGKTQTLPLYVEEAYKQYQTQSSYSAAVLLAGLAIITLVLKTILDYKTAKN; from the coding sequence ATGCAGGCTGCCCGCCAGGCGTGGATTAAACCAGTGCTCATTACCAGTGTTGTTCTGTACCTAGCGTTAGTGCTCTTGATACCTGCTGTTAACGTATTTGTACAAGCCTTCCAAGGAGGTTTAGAAGGTTTCTTTCAAACCTTTACCACCCGTCACTTCCGCCATGCCGTTCAGTTAACCTGCTTCATTGCTATCATTGTGGTTCCCCTCAACGTCGCGTTTGGACTTTGTGCCGCATGGGCGATCGCTCGCCATCGATTTCCAGGGCGGACGCTATTGCTGAGCTTGATTGATCTACCTTTTTCTATCTCGCCGGTCGTCGCAGGTTTAATGATTGTTTTGCTGTACGGACGAGTTGGATGGTTTGGCCCTGCTTTAGAGTCTATGAATATCCGGGTTGTATTTGCTCTACCCAGCATGATTTTGGCAACTGCTTTTGTCACCTTACCCTTTGTGGCTCGGGAAGTCATTCCGGTTTTAGAAGAGGCCGGAATTGATGAAGAATCTGCTGCTCGAACTCTTGGAGCGAATGATTGGCAAGTTTTTTGGCGAGTCACGCTTCCCACCATTCGCTGGAGTCTTCTCTATGGCGTTATTTTGACCAATGCTCGGGCCATGGGAGAATTTGGAGCCGTTGCTGTTGTGTCTGGAAATATTTCAGGTAAAACGCAAACCCTGCCACTCTACGTGGAGGAGGCCTACAAGCAATATCAAACTCAATCATCCTACTCAGCAGCGGTTCTCCTGGCTGGCTTAGCTATTATCACGTTAGTGCTGAAGACAATACTGGACTATAAAACAGCTAAAAACTAG
- the cysA gene encoding sulfate ABC transporter ATP-binding protein codes for MGIKVEHASKRFGDFQAVQDINVEVKTGSLVALLGPSGSGKSTLLRLIAGLESLDEGRIWLTGRDATHQSIQDRQVGFVFQHYALFKHLTIRKNIAFGLEISRWPKTRIRNRVEELLELVQLSGLGDRYPSQLSGGQRQRVALARALAVEPKVLLLDEPFGALDAKVRKDLRTWLRRLHDDVHVTTVFVTHDQEEAMEIADDIVVMNQGRVEQTGAPAAIYDNPATSFVMSFIGPVNVLPSTSQLAKQTIHSPSDSQLFLRPHDIEIFSTPEMNTIPATITRVTHLGWWIQVDLQLVDGHTCVAHLTRDQSNGLALQASQTVYVQSRSVHHFPRNHSVAKVV; via the coding sequence GTGGGAATTAAAGTAGAACATGCATCCAAACGCTTCGGCGACTTTCAGGCTGTTCAGGATATTAATGTAGAGGTAAAAACCGGATCACTAGTGGCCCTTCTTGGGCCATCGGGTTCTGGAAAGTCTACCTTACTACGCCTAATTGCTGGTCTAGAAAGTCTGGATGAAGGACGTATCTGGCTAACTGGGCGAGATGCAACGCATCAAAGTATTCAAGATCGACAAGTTGGATTTGTATTTCAGCACTATGCCTTGTTTAAGCATTTAACCATCCGTAAGAATATTGCCTTTGGTCTAGAAATTAGCCGCTGGCCTAAAACACGGATTCGTAATCGGGTTGAAGAACTCCTTGAATTAGTACAACTGAGTGGCTTGGGCGATCGCTATCCATCTCAACTGTCTGGCGGTCAGCGGCAGCGGGTCGCCCTAGCGCGGGCCCTTGCTGTGGAACCCAAGGTTTTATTACTAGATGAACCCTTTGGGGCCCTAGATGCCAAAGTGCGAAAAGATCTACGCACTTGGCTGCGGCGACTCCATGATGATGTGCATGTCACTACAGTTTTTGTCACCCATGACCAGGAAGAAGCGATGGAAATTGCTGATGATATTGTGGTGATGAATCAGGGACGGGTGGAACAAACAGGGGCTCCGGCTGCTATCTATGACAATCCTGCCACATCATTCGTTATGAGTTTTATTGGCCCTGTCAATGTTCTGCCCAGTACCTCTCAATTAGCTAAGCAAACAATTCATAGCCCATCCGATAGCCAACTCTTCTTGCGTCCCCATGATATCGAGATCTTCTCTACCCCTGAGATGAATACTATCCCTGCGACGATTACTCGGGTAACCCATCTAGGATGGTGGATTCAAGTAGATCTACAATTAGTGGATGGACATACCTGCGTTGCACATTTAACTCGCGATCAATCTAATGGACTAGCTCTGCAAGCATCACAAACCGTCTATGTCCAAAGTCGCAGTGTTCACCACTTTCCTAGAAATCACTCTGTTGCAAAGGTTGTTTAA